One Pagrus major chromosome 11, Pma_NU_1.0 genomic region harbors:
- the tbl1xr1a gene encoding F-box-like/WD repeat-containing protein TBL1XR1a, with protein sequence MSISSDEVNFLVYRYLQESGFSHSAFTFGIESHISQSNINGALVPPAALISIIQKGLQYVEAEVSINEDGTLFDGRPIESLSLIDAVMPDVVQTRQQAYRDKMAQQQAAASAPASATGGSIAGNAKNGENTANGEENGAHALANNHADLMEVDGDVEIPQNKAMVLRGHESEVFICAWNPVSDLLASGSGDSTARIWNLSENSTSSSTQLVLRHCIREGGQDVPSNKDVTSLDWNSEGTLLATGSYDGFARIWTKDGNLASTLGQHKGPIFALKWNKKGNFILSAGVDKTTIIWDAHTGEAKQQFPFHSAPALDVDWQSNNTFASCSTDMCIHVCKLGQDRPIKTFQGHTNEVNAIKWDPTGNLLASCSDDMTLKIWSMKQDSCVHDLQAHSKEIYTIKWSPTGPGTNNPSANLMLASASFDSTVRLWDVERGICIHTLTKHQEPVYSVAFSPDGRHLASGSFDKCVHIWNTQTGALVHSYRGTGGIFEVCWNAAGDKVGASASDGSVCVLDLRK encoded by the exons ATGAGCATTAGCAGTGATGAGGTCAACTTCCTGGTCTACAGATACCTACAGGAGTCAG GGTTCTCCCACTCAGCGTTCACGTTCGGTATAGAGAGTCACATCAGCCAGTCCAACATCAATGGTGCTCTGGTTCCCCCTGCTGCCCTCATCAGCATCATCCAGAAGGGCCTGCAGTACGTCGAGGCTGAAGTCAGCATCAATGAG GACGGCACATTATTTGACGGGCGGCCCATagagtctctgtctctgatcGATGCTGTGATGCCTGATGTCGTTCAGACGAGGCAGCAGGCCTACCGGGACAAGATGGCCCAGCAGCAGGCCGCCGCTTCAGCACCGGCATCGGCCACCGGAGGCAGCATCGCCGGCAACGCCAAGAACGGAGAGAATACTGCCAACGGGGAGGAGAACGGAGCCCACGCCTTAGCTA ACAACCACGCAGACCTGATGGAGGTGGACGGAGATGTGGAGATCCCTCAGAACAAGGCCATGGTCCTGAGAGGCCACGAGTCAGAGGTCTTCATCTGTGCCTGGAACCCAGTCAGTGATCTGCTGGCATCGGG gtcCGGTGATTCGACGGCTCGTATCTGGAACCTGAGTGAGAACAGTACAAGCAGCTCCACACAGCTGGTCCTGAGACACTGCATACGAGAGGGAGGACAGGACGTCCCCAGCAACAAAGATGTCACCTCACTAGACTGGAAT agCGAGGGCACGCTGTTAGCAACAGGCTCCTACGACGGCTTTGCCAGAATATGGACGAAGGATG GAAACTTGGCCAGCACACTCGGCCAACACAAAGGTCCCATCTTTGCCCTgaagtggaataaaaaaggcaattTTATCCTCAGTGCAGGAGTAGACAAG ACAACAATCATTTGGGACGCCCATACAGGAGAAGCCAAACAGCAGTTTCCCTTCCATTCAG CTCCAGCACTAGACGTGGATTGGCAGAGCAACAACACGTTCGCCTCCTGTAGTACAGACATGTGTATCCACGTCTGTAAACTGGGACAGGACCGACCCATTAAAACATTCCAGGGACACACA aaTGAAGTAAATGCAATCAAGTGGGATCCCACAGGGAACCTGCTCGCCTCCTGCTCAGACGACATGACGTTGAAG atTTGGAGTATGAAGCAGGACTCGTGTGTCCATGACCTGCAGGCCCACAGTAAAGAAATCTACACCATCAAATGGAGTCCCACCGGCCCTGGAACCAACAATCCCAGCGCTAACCTCATGCTAGCCAG TGCATCGTTCGACTCCACGGTCCGTCTTTGGGACGTGGAGAGAGGCATCTGTATCCACACGCTGACTAAACACCAGGAGCCAGTCTACAGCGTGGCTTTCAGTCCTGACGGTCGGCATCTGGCCAGTGGCTCCTTTGACAAATGCGTGCACATCTGGAATACACAG ACGGGCGCTTTAGTCCACAGTTACAGAGGGACGGGGGGAATCTTCGAGGTTTGCTGGAACGCAGCGGGGGACAAAGTGGGAGCCAGCGCATCAGACGGATCT GTGTGTGTACTAGACCTTCGGAAAtag